One genomic segment of Bradyrhizobium prioriisuperbiae includes these proteins:
- a CDS encoding DNA recombination protein RmuC → MNEILFVIDDTPIRTGMVLLAFGGLVLALLLTITIVIARGSGRSQAAAMAQAIRADELEERVSELLRAQDQAQGRVDAMGQALAGRQAEMARAVSERLDAVGHRVGQSMEQTTRNTAQSLHALHERLGIIDNAHKNLTDLTTQVTTLRDVLANKQSRGAFGQARMEAIVQDGMPKGSYEFQHTLSSGKRPDCVVFLPDQRPLCIDAKFPLEAVTALHNARSDDDKKIATQRLRQDVMKHVGDIAEKYLIPGETQDTALMFVPSESVYAEIHDGFDDVVQKAYRARVVLVSPSLLMLAIQVMQQILKDARMRDAADQIRTEVMNMMGDVERLRDRVSKLGSHFDQVSEDVRQVLISVNKIGKRAAKIEELDFSTPAEAEAPPAKAAPELFTVPTARKLRAGE, encoded by the coding sequence ATGAACGAGATCCTTTTTGTCATCGACGACACGCCGATCCGGACGGGCATGGTGTTGCTCGCCTTCGGCGGACTGGTGCTGGCGCTGCTACTGACCATCACCATCGTGATCGCCCGCGGCAGCGGCCGCAGCCAGGCCGCAGCGATGGCCCAGGCGATCCGCGCCGATGAGCTGGAGGAGCGGGTGTCCGAACTGCTGCGCGCACAGGACCAGGCGCAGGGCCGCGTCGATGCCATGGGGCAGGCGCTGGCCGGACGGCAGGCGGAAATGGCCCGTGCGGTGAGCGAGCGGCTGGATGCGGTGGGCCATCGCGTCGGCCAATCCATGGAGCAGACCACCCGCAACACGGCACAGAGCCTGCATGCGCTGCATGAGCGGCTCGGCATCATCGACAATGCCCACAAGAACCTCACCGATCTGACCACCCAGGTGACGACGCTGCGCGACGTGCTCGCCAACAAGCAGTCGCGCGGCGCGTTCGGCCAGGCGCGGATGGAAGCCATCGTGCAGGACGGCATGCCGAAAGGCAGTTACGAATTTCAGCACACGCTCTCCAGCGGCAAGCGGCCGGACTGCGTGGTGTTCCTGCCGGACCAGCGCCCACTGTGCATCGATGCCAAATTTCCGCTCGAGGCCGTCACCGCGCTGCATAATGCCCGCTCCGACGACGACAAGAAAATCGCGACCCAGCGGCTGCGCCAGGACGTGATGAAACATGTCGGCGACATCGCGGAGAAGTATCTGATCCCGGGCGAGACCCAGGATACCGCGCTGATGTTCGTTCCCTCGGAATCGGTCTATGCGGAAATCCATGACGGCTTCGACGACGTGGTGCAAAAGGCCTATCGCGCCCGCGTGGTGCTGGTGTCGCCGTCGCTGCTGATGCTGGCGATCCAGGTGATGCAGCAGATCCTCAAGGACGCGCGGATGCGCGACGCCGCCGACCAGATCCGCACCGAAGTGATGAACATGATGGGCGACGTGGAGCGGCTGCGCGACCGTGTCAGCAAGCTCGGCAGCCATTTCGACCAGGTCAGCGAGGACGTCCGCCAGGTGCTGATCTCGGTCAACAAGATCGGCAAGCGTGCCGCCAAGATCGAGGAGCTGGATTTCAGCACCCCGGCCGAGGCCGAAGCACCGCCGGCCAAAGCCGCGCCGGAATTGTTCACCGTCCCGACCGCGCGCAAGCTGCGGGCGGGGGAATGA
- the def gene encoding peptide deformylase, with protein MAIREIIILPDKQLRLVSKPIEKVTAQVRKLADDMLETMYDAPGIGLAAIQVAEPLRLITMDLSKKEGEEKAPRVFINPEILSVSEELSVYEEGCLSIPEYYEEVERPASVRFRYMDLDGKMREEEASDLFATCIQHEIDHLNGVLFVDYLSKLKRDRVLKKFTKAAKRVG; from the coding sequence ATGGCCATTCGTGAAATCATCATCCTGCCGGACAAGCAGCTTCGTCTGGTGTCGAAACCCATCGAAAAAGTCACGGCGCAGGTGCGCAAGCTCGCCGACGACATGCTCGAGACCATGTACGACGCTCCCGGCATCGGGCTCGCCGCGATCCAGGTCGCCGAGCCGTTGCGCCTGATCACCATGGATCTGTCCAAGAAGGAGGGCGAGGAGAAGGCTCCCCGCGTCTTCATCAATCCGGAGATCCTGTCGGTGTCCGAGGAACTGTCGGTCTATGAGGAAGGCTGCCTGTCGATCCCGGAATACTATGAAGAGGTCGAGCGGCCGGCGAGCGTGCGTTTCCGCTACATGGACCTCGACGGCAAGATGCGGGAAGAAGAGGCGAGCGACCTGTTCGCCACCTGCATCCAGCACGAGATCGACCACCTCAACGGCGTGCTGTTCGTCGATTACCTGTCCAAACTGAAGCGCGACCGCGTGCTGAAGAAGTTCACCAAGGCCGCGAAGCGGGTGGGGTGA
- the fmt gene encoding methionyl-tRNA formyltransferase — protein sequence MSLRLIFMGTPDFAVPTLLELVAHGHDIAAVYTRAPKPAGRGMKEQVTPVEREARSLGIPVLTPKTLRTPEAQAEFAAHQADAAVVVAYGLILPLAILEAVPLGCFNLHASLLPRWRGAAPINRAIMAGDADSGVMVMKMDVGLDTGDVAMAERVTVTDAMTATDLHDRLSRIGADLTAWAMGALERGTLQFTKQSEDGVTYAAKIDKAEARIDWSKPAREVLRHCHGLSPFPGAWCEIPNDGEAVRVKVLRCELAPGFGIAGTLLDEHLTIACGDGAIRIIELQRAGKPPMKADAFLNGTRLKPPLRLA from the coding sequence ATGTCCCTCCGCCTGATCTTCATGGGCACGCCCGATTTCGCGGTGCCGACGCTGCTGGAACTCGTTGCCCATGGCCACGACATCGCGGCGGTGTACACCCGCGCGCCGAAGCCCGCGGGTCGGGGCATGAAGGAGCAGGTGACGCCGGTGGAGCGCGAGGCGCGTAGCCTCGGCATTCCCGTGCTGACGCCGAAGACGTTGCGGACACCTGAGGCGCAGGCCGAATTTGCCGCACATCAAGCCGATGCCGCCGTCGTCGTCGCCTACGGGCTGATCCTGCCGTTGGCCATTCTCGAAGCCGTACCGCTGGGATGCTTCAACCTGCATGCCTCGCTGCTGCCGCGCTGGCGCGGCGCAGCTCCCATCAACCGCGCCATCATGGCCGGCGATGCTGACAGCGGCGTGATGGTGATGAAGATGGATGTCGGCCTCGACACCGGCGATGTGGCGATGGCCGAACGCGTCACTGTGACCGACGCCATGACCGCCACCGACCTGCATGACAGGCTCTCGCGCATCGGCGCCGACCTGACGGCGTGGGCCATGGGCGCACTGGAGCGCGGCACGCTGCAATTTACGAAGCAAAGCGAAGACGGCGTCACGTATGCGGCCAAGATCGACAAGGCCGAGGCGCGGATCGACTGGAGCAAGCCGGCGCGCGAGGTGCTGCGGCATTGCCATGGCCTGTCGCCGTTTCCCGGCGCCTGGTGCGAAATCCCGAACGACGGCGAGGCGGTGCGCGTCAAGGTGCTGCGCTGCGAACTCGCGCCCGGCTTCGGCATCGCAGGCACCTTGCTCGACGAACATCTCACCATCGCCTGCGGCGATGGCGCCATCCGCATCATCGAGCTGCAGCGCGCCGGCAAGCCGCCGATGAAGGCGGACGCCTTTCTCAACGGCACGCGGCTCAAGCCGCCGCTGCGGCTGGCCTGA
- the truA gene encoding tRNA pseudouridine(38-40) synthase TruA, whose product MPRYKLTLEYDGRPFCGWQLQDNLLSVQGALEIAARALCGEAVRVHGAGRTDAGVHAKGQVAHLDLPKAFRTDSVRDGLNAHLRPYPIGVLSAEIVPDDFEARFSAIKRHYLYRIINRRADLTLDLGQAWRVPKPLDTAAMHAAAQLLVGKHDFTTFRDTECQAKSPDKTLDVLDVARDGDNVNITTSARSFLHSQVRSMVGSLVWVGEGRWSASDLKAALDARARPACGPVAPPDGLYLMRVEY is encoded by the coding sequence ATGCCCCGCTACAAGCTCACCCTGGAATATGACGGCCGTCCGTTCTGCGGCTGGCAGCTGCAGGACAATCTGCTGTCGGTGCAGGGGGCGCTCGAGATCGCGGCAAGGGCGCTATGCGGCGAGGCCGTGCGCGTGCACGGCGCCGGCCGCACTGACGCGGGTGTGCATGCCAAGGGCCAGGTCGCCCATCTCGATCTGCCGAAGGCGTTTCGCACCGACAGCGTGCGCGACGGCCTCAACGCCCATCTGCGTCCGTATCCCATCGGCGTGCTCTCGGCCGAAATCGTGCCGGATGATTTCGAGGCGCGCTTCTCCGCCATCAAGCGGCATTATCTCTACCGCATCATCAACCGTCGCGCCGATCTCACCCTGGATCTCGGGCAGGCCTGGCGGGTGCCAAAGCCGCTGGATACGGCTGCGATGCACGCGGCCGCCCAGCTGTTGGTCGGCAAGCACGATTTTACGACCTTTCGCGACACCGAGTGCCAGGCCAAATCGCCGGACAAGACACTCGACGTGCTCGATGTCGCGCGCGATGGCGACAACGTCAACATCACGACGTCGGCGCGCTCGTTCCTGCACAGCCAGGTGCGCTCGATGGTCGGCTCGCTGGTGTGGGTCGGCGAGGGCCGCTGGAGCGCGTCCGATCTGAAAGCCGCCCTTGACGCCCGCGCCCGCCCCGCCTGCGGCCCCGTCGCGCCGCCGGACGGGCTGTATCTGATGCGGGTGGAGTATTAG
- a CDS encoding DUF1501 domain-containing protein — MGLHHHLPSRREALLGAGTLFAWSQMPRLARAEGRDPRLLVIVLRGALDGLGAVAPVGDPDWITLRGDRALVLDGKTPALPLDSFFALNPAMPQLHRLYKAQQATIVHATATPYRDRSHFDGQDVLESGFARPGSVDSGWLNRALLALASDGRVDPRGSRALGVGAVTPLVVRGQAQVMSWVPQQLLAASDDTQARLLDLYRHTDAKLAAALEARIRLAALGGAGSVMADDAQLPPPGIARVRAYFTDAAGSAARLLAKADGPRVGALGFVGWDTHINEGAAMGQLANLLGALDGALAAVETNMGEAWRETVVAVVTEFGRTARINGTNGTDHGQGTVAFLAGGALRGGRVVADWPGLKTAQLYEGRDLNPTTDLRAVLKGLLRDHLRVDERVLATKVFPDSADVTPTAGLVG, encoded by the coding sequence ATGGGTCTTCATCACCATTTACCAAGCCGCCGCGAAGCCCTGCTGGGCGCCGGCACGCTGTTCGCCTGGAGCCAGATGCCACGGCTGGCCCGCGCCGAGGGCCGCGATCCGCGATTACTCGTGATCGTGCTGCGCGGCGCGCTCGATGGTCTCGGCGCCGTCGCGCCAGTGGGCGATCCCGACTGGATAACACTGCGTGGCGACCGCGCGCTGGTGCTCGACGGCAAGACCCCGGCGTTGCCGCTGGATTCCTTCTTCGCGCTCAATCCGGCGATGCCGCAGCTGCATCGGCTCTACAAGGCGCAGCAGGCCACCATCGTGCACGCCACCGCGACGCCCTATCGCGACCGCTCGCATTTCGACGGCCAGGATGTGCTGGAAAGCGGATTCGCGCGGCCCGGCTCGGTCGACAGCGGCTGGCTCAATCGCGCGCTGCTGGCGCTGGCCTCCGACGGCCGGGTCGACCCGCGCGGCAGCCGCGCGCTCGGCGTCGGCGCCGTGACGCCGCTGGTGGTGCGCGGACAGGCGCAGGTGATGTCATGGGTGCCACAGCAACTGCTGGCCGCCAGCGACGACACCCAGGCTCGGCTGCTCGATCTCTATCGGCACACCGATGCCAAACTCGCAGCCGCGCTGGAGGCCCGGATTCGCCTGGCCGCGCTCGGTGGCGCCGGCAGCGTGATGGCCGACGATGCCCAGTTGCCACCGCCGGGCATCGCGCGGGTGCGTGCCTATTTCACTGACGCCGCCGGCTCCGCGGCACGCCTCCTGGCGAAAGCAGACGGCCCGCGGGTGGGCGCGCTGGGCTTTGTCGGCTGGGACACCCACATCAACGAAGGCGCGGCCATGGGCCAGCTCGCCAATCTTCTGGGCGCACTCGACGGCGCGCTGGCCGCGGTGGAAACCAACATGGGCGAGGCCTGGCGCGAGACCGTGGTCGCCGTGGTCACCGAGTTCGGCCGCACTGCGCGCATCAACGGCACCAACGGCACCGATCACGGCCAGGGCACCGTGGCCTTCCTCGCCGGCGGCGCACTACGCGGCGGGCGCGTGGTGGCGGACTGGCCGGGGCTGAAGACCGCGCAGCTCTATGAAGGACGCGATCTCAACCCCACCACCGATTTGCGCGCCGTGCTGAAAGGCCTGCTGCGCGATCACCTGCGCGTGGACGAACGCGTGCTCGCCACAAAGGTGTTTCCCGACAGCGCCGATGTGACGCCAACCGCGGGGCTTGTCGGATGA
- a CDS encoding DUF1800 domain-containing protein — protein MSRSTPTDAALALHRFGMGPRPGSIAAIASDPRGALIAELEKPTAGQVAASALPSSGKAYRLVTDANAKRAARAVVAKREQDAAAKRQTADASAKMETAGAMVEAEKAAAEAVPDPGRLIYLDEARVHYEAALNAEIGFAERLVWFWCNHFCISADKVQSMSGAYEREVIRPHVLGRFTDLLLAAEGHPAMLLYLDNTLSMGANSIAGLNRTRGLNENLAREIMELHTLGVRTGYTQADVIGFANVLTGWTLLPPGDNPEHGGEFSFNPRLHEPGAQTIMGKTYDGDDAEQGRTVLRDLATHPATATHVAAKLARHFVADQPPAALIERMAKVFRDTDGDLKAVAKAMVTSDEAWDAPVAKLKRPSEWIIAMVRATGLTQADPVRFTGGQALLGERLWRPTSPRGYPDDEASWIDGVGRRLDAASNFAERLSGRIDPQDVIANVLGSVSPEAKQAVGRAESRQQALALLFMSAEMLRR, from the coding sequence ATGAGCAGGTCGACACCAACTGACGCAGCGCTGGCGCTTCACCGGTTTGGGATGGGGCCGCGGCCGGGATCGATCGCAGCGATCGCAAGCGATCCGCGCGGGGCACTGATCGCGGAGCTGGAGAAACCAACTGCCGGCCAGGTGGCGGCCTCCGCGCTGCCGTCCAGCGGCAAAGCCTATCGTTTGGTCACCGACGCGAACGCGAAACGAGCGGCGCGTGCGGTCGTGGCCAAGCGGGAGCAGGACGCGGCAGCAAAACGCCAGACGGCAGACGCTTCGGCGAAAATGGAAACCGCGGGCGCGATGGTGGAGGCGGAAAAAGCCGCCGCCGAGGCCGTGCCCGATCCCGGGCGGCTGATCTATCTCGACGAAGCACGGGTGCATTACGAGGCGGCGCTGAACGCCGAGATCGGCTTTGCCGAACGTCTCGTGTGGTTCTGGTGCAATCATTTCTGCATCTCGGCCGACAAAGTGCAGAGCATGTCCGGCGCCTATGAGCGCGAGGTGATCCGCCCGCATGTGCTGGGACGATTCACCGACCTGCTGCTGGCGGCCGAGGGCCATCCGGCAATGCTGCTCTATCTCGACAACACCTTGTCGATGGGGGCGAACTCGATTGCCGGCCTCAACCGCACCCGCGGACTGAACGAGAATCTCGCCCGCGAAATCATGGAGCTGCATACGCTGGGTGTGCGCACCGGCTACACCCAGGCCGATGTCATCGGTTTTGCCAACGTGCTGACCGGATGGACGCTGCTGCCGCCGGGCGACAATCCCGAGCATGGCGGCGAGTTCAGCTTCAATCCGCGCCTGCACGAGCCGGGCGCGCAGACCATCATGGGCAAGACCTATGACGGCGACGATGCCGAGCAGGGCCGCACGGTGCTGCGCGATCTCGCGACGCATCCGGCGACCGCGACCCATGTGGCGGCCAAGCTGGCGCGGCATTTCGTTGCCGATCAACCGCCCGCCGCACTGATTGAGCGGATGGCGAAGGTGTTTCGCGACACCGATGGCGATCTCAAGGCAGTGGCCAAAGCGATGGTCACGTCGGACGAAGCGTGGGACGCGCCAGTCGCCAAGCTGAAGCGGCCAAGCGAATGGATTATCGCCATGGTGCGCGCCACCGGCTTGACGCAAGCCGATCCCGTGCGATTCACCGGCGGGCAAGCGCTGCTTGGCGAGCGTCTGTGGCGGCCGACATCGCCGCGCGGTTATCCAGACGATGAAGCGTCGTGGATCGACGGCGTGGGACGGCGGCTCGACGCCGCCAGCAATTTCGCCGAGCGCCTGTCGGGGCGGATCGATCCGCAGGACGTGATTGCCAACGTGCTGGGATCTGTGTCGCCGGAGGCGAAACAGGCGGTGGGCCGCGCCGAAAGCCGCCAGCAGGCGTTGGCGCTGCTGTTCATGTCGGCCGAGATGTTGAGGAGGTAA
- a CDS encoding M56 family metallopeptidase, translated as MLTVLAESALRSLLLGSAVWVGLNLLRIRNPQVQMTAWVLVLVASLAMPLVMHWTTVTITVAPTAVPSSAQLPAPLWPSDMPEMVPPPATPDVTTSATPNVAPGVTRVPSLPHAGINWLAIATAIYACVATLLLLRLAIGLGLTWRLARAARPIDDPMVGDVARVRVSEMIGGPVTFGTTILLPPHHIDWDGTTRQAVLAHEGAHAANRDFYVLLLASLNRAVFWFSPFAWWQLTRLAELAEIISDDQAMETFEDKLSYAEILLDMVQTARRAPAALQMARASTIRLRVERILATPPAAAPAGWRKRIWTAAVVLPVAIASAGTIAFRSEPVFVPAIEGAGEAVTSSHTPQQAAFYGMGRLIFAVFRDGDQVFGQLSGQRKLRLTADGDGTYAYPAPGGRIVFAMGEDQPSELMLRQNGVETRARRITGFAANGLVGSQSLDTTQLDSYVGAYEVTPGRALTVTREGERLMLQETGRPKVMVSARGGDAFSGRRDDLVIFLRDAETKVARVLLQEPVSDVRIASRISAAKAKAIDEDFARRVADVPERFRDQSPQPGSKEAVLRGIEDMQQGKPNYARMSAQLGNKIRNQAAQLQPMFAGFGPVESIFFRGVGPGGYDIYGVKFASGAAEFRLLLTPDGKVDDVLFRPDGDEELGRFAACSDEATLRPRDGTAPISLLIYNSSGREIQLYALDAQGKRISHGTIGDTMTSMLWTTVDSPWVITDAAGQCLEIVMTGQRTRYHTVEARTGTPSERQVARRSAPLAGSEAMLRHYIEALSRGEPDYDRMTSEVATQTRQQLPLNQAILTRLGTLRAMSFRGVTGLGSDIYMAHFANGTAEWRISVARDGTVERIALGPQ; from the coding sequence ATGCTGACGGTTCTAGCGGAGTCGGCGCTGCGCTCCCTTCTGCTGGGAAGCGCGGTGTGGGTTGGCTTGAATCTTCTGCGTATTCGAAACCCGCAGGTGCAGATGACCGCCTGGGTGCTGGTGCTGGTGGCCTCGCTGGCGATGCCGCTTGTGATGCACTGGACCACGGTGACCATCACGGTGGCGCCGACGGCCGTGCCTTCGAGCGCCCAGTTGCCGGCGCCGTTGTGGCCGAGCGACATGCCGGAGATGGTGCCGCCGCCCGCGACGCCTGACGTGACGACCTCTGCCACGCCAAATGTCGCCCCGGGCGTGACACGTGTGCCAAGCCTTCCGCACGCCGGCATCAACTGGCTGGCGATCGCAACGGCGATCTATGCCTGCGTGGCCACCCTGCTGCTGCTGCGGCTCGCCATCGGCCTCGGCCTGACCTGGCGGCTGGCGCGTGCCGCCAGGCCGATCGACGACCCCATGGTCGGCGACGTTGCGCGGGTGCGCGTGAGCGAGATGATCGGCGGGCCCGTCACCTTCGGGACCACCATCCTGCTGCCGCCGCATCACATCGACTGGGACGGCACGACACGGCAGGCGGTGCTGGCCCATGAGGGCGCCCATGCCGCCAACCGTGATTTTTATGTGCTGCTGCTGGCCTCGCTCAATCGCGCGGTGTTCTGGTTCAGCCCGTTCGCCTGGTGGCAGTTGACCCGGCTGGCGGAGCTGGCCGAGATCATCAGCGACGACCAGGCGATGGAGACCTTCGAGGACAAACTGTCCTACGCCGAGATCCTGCTCGACATGGTGCAGACGGCGCGCCGCGCCCCGGCCGCCCTGCAGATGGCGCGCGCCTCCACCATCCGCCTGCGTGTCGAGCGTATTCTTGCCACGCCCCCGGCTGCCGCGCCGGCGGGATGGCGCAAGCGGATCTGGACCGCGGCCGTCGTCCTGCCGGTGGCCATCGCCTCCGCCGGCACCATCGCCTTCCGCTCAGAGCCGGTGTTCGTGCCGGCGATCGAAGGTGCGGGCGAAGCAGTAACTTCGTCGCACACACCGCAGCAGGCTGCGTTCTATGGGATGGGGCGGTTGATCTTCGCGGTGTTCCGTGACGGCGATCAGGTGTTCGGGCAACTGAGCGGACAGCGCAAGCTGCGGCTGACCGCGGACGGCGACGGCACCTATGCCTACCCGGCGCCCGGCGGTCGCATCGTCTTTGCGATGGGCGAGGATCAGCCGTCCGAGCTGATGCTGCGCCAGAACGGCGTGGAGACGCGCGCCAGGCGGATCACGGGCTTCGCGGCGAACGGACTCGTGGGATCGCAGTCGCTCGACACAACACAGCTCGATTCCTATGTCGGCGCGTACGAAGTGACGCCCGGCCGCGCGCTCACGGTCACCCGCGAGGGCGAACGGTTGATGCTGCAGGAGACCGGACGGCCGAAGGTCATGGTGTCCGCGCGCGGTGGTGATGCGTTCTCCGGCCGGCGCGACGACCTCGTCATTTTCCTGCGCGACGCGGAGACAAAGGTGGCACGCGTGCTGCTGCAGGAGCCGGTGTCCGACGTGCGCATCGCGTCGCGGATTTCCGCGGCCAAGGCCAAGGCGATCGACGAGGATTTCGCACGGCGCGTTGCCGACGTGCCGGAGCGCTTCCGCGACCAGAGCCCGCAACCGGGCAGCAAGGAAGCGGTACTGCGCGGGATTGAGGATATGCAACAGGGCAAGCCGAATTATGCGCGGATGAGCGCACAGCTCGGCAACAAGATCCGCAACCAGGCGGCGCAGCTGCAGCCGATGTTCGCGGGATTCGGTCCGGTGGAATCGATTTTCTTCCGCGGCGTCGGCCCCGGCGGCTATGACATCTATGGCGTGAAGTTCGCCAGCGGCGCCGCCGAATTCCGACTGCTGCTGACACCCGACGGCAAGGTCGACGATGTGCTGTTCCGTCCCGACGGCGACGAGGAGCTGGGACGGTTTGCCGCCTGTTCGGACGAGGCGACACTGCGCCCCCGCGATGGCACCGCGCCGATCAGCCTGTTGATCTACAACAGCAGTGGCCGGGAGATTCAGCTCTACGCCCTGGACGCACAGGGCAAGCGCATCTCCCATGGCACCATCGGCGACACCATGACGTCGATGCTGTGGACCACCGTGGACAGCCCCTGGGTGATCACGGATGCCGCGGGCCAATGCCTGGAGATCGTGATGACGGGCCAGCGCACGCGTTATCACACTGTCGAAGCACGTACCGGCACTCCATCGGAGCGGCAGGTGGCGCGCCGCAGCGCGCCGTTGGCCGGCAGCGAGGCGATGCTGCGGCACTACATCGAAGCGCTCAGCCGCGGCGAGCCGGACTACGATCGCATGACTTCGGAAGTGGCGACACAGACGCGCCAGCAATTGCCGCTCAACCAGGCGATCCTGACCCGGCTCGGCACACTGCGCGCGATGTCGTTCCGCGGCGTCACGGGGCTGGGCAGCGACATCTACATGGCCCACTTCGCCAACGGCACCGCGGAGTGGCGCATCAGCGTGGCGCGGGACGGCACGGTGGAGCGGATTGCACTGGGGCCGCAGTAG
- a CDS encoding BlaI/MecI/CopY family transcriptional regulator, translating to MDESLPDLGDLEREVMQLVWADGPITAEAVREQLSRKLKESTVRTVLRRLEEKGYTTHTVDGRTYVYQAAQPRGEVAAKAVKRIVDWFCNGSVEEVLVGMVDNDMLDQKQLRSLADQVAKARAKGGRK from the coding sequence ATGGATGAGAGCCTGCCCGACCTGGGAGACCTCGAGCGCGAGGTGATGCAACTGGTCTGGGCCGACGGGCCGATCACGGCCGAGGCGGTGCGGGAGCAGCTGTCGCGCAAGCTGAAGGAATCCACGGTGCGCACGGTGCTGCGGCGGCTGGAGGAGAAGGGCTACACCACCCACACGGTGGACGGGCGCACCTATGTGTATCAGGCGGCCCAGCCGCGCGGCGAGGTGGCGGCGAAGGCGGTGAAGCGTATTGTGGACTGGTTCTGCAACGGCTCAGTCGAGGAGGTGCTGGTCGGCATGGTCGACAACGACATGCTGGACCAGAAACAGCTGCGGTCGCTCGCCGACCAGGTTGCCAAGGCGCGGGCGAAGGGAGGGAGGAAATAA
- a CDS encoding type II toxin-antitoxin system prevent-host-death family antitoxin, giving the protein MVETSALEFLRKFGQFQHQAQWEPVEITRHGRREFVLMSAEHYDWLTAAARRRHWTVDTSQVVIDAVERAEMDPEYAARDELLT; this is encoded by the coding sequence ATGGTTGAGACAAGCGCTTTGGAATTCTTGCGCAAATTCGGCCAGTTTCAGCATCAGGCGCAGTGGGAGCCGGTGGAGATCACGCGCCATGGCCGGCGAGAATTCGTGCTGATGTCCGCCGAACACTATGACTGGCTGACCGCGGCTGCCAGGCGCAGGCATTGGACAGTCGATACGTCTCAGGTGGTAATCGATGCCGTTGAGCGCGCCGAGATGGATCCGGAATATGCCGCGCGTGACGAATTGCTCACGTAA
- a CDS encoding SMP-30/gluconolactonase/LRE family protein, with translation MDISRRHLLTAAGASAATVVAGRAMAQSFPFKPNQRYPDPAVEILDPSFTKYRIYSSTVEQLASGMRWAEGPVYFPDGGYLLCSDIPNNRIMKYSEKDGSFSVFRSNANFANGNTRDRLGRLVTCEHSVTRRITRTEKGGKITVLADSFEGKRLNAPNDIVVKSDDTVWFTDPLFGINGEWEGFKAKSEQAATNVFRIGKDGKLTAVITDLVNPNGLAFSPDEKKLYVVEWKGTPNRSIWSYDVKADGTVENKTKLIDAANQGALDGFRVDRDGNLWCGWGSNGALQPEPTDVEGRKVYQLRGKSEDLDGVMVFNPQGKPIGFIRLPERCANLTFGGPKNNRLYMTASHSLYALYVESHGAT, from the coding sequence ATGGACATCTCACGTCGACATTTGCTGACGGCTGCCGGTGCGAGCGCGGCCACAGTCGTGGCCGGCCGCGCGATGGCGCAGTCGTTTCCGTTCAAGCCGAACCAGCGTTATCCGGATCCTGCGGTCGAAATCCTCGATCCCAGCTTCACGAAGTATCGCATCTACAGCTCGACCGTCGAGCAGCTCGCCTCCGGCATGCGCTGGGCGGAAGGTCCGGTGTATTTCCCGGACGGTGGATATCTCTTGTGCAGCGACATCCCCAACAACCGCATCATGAAATACAGCGAGAAGGACGGCAGCTTCAGCGTGTTTCGCAGCAATGCGAATTTCGCCAACGGCAACACCCGGGATCGCCTGGGCCGCCTCGTCACCTGCGAACACTCGGTCACTCGCCGCATCACCCGCACCGAAAAGGGCGGCAAGATCACGGTGCTGGCCGACAGCTTTGAAGGCAAGCGCCTCAATGCGCCGAACGACATCGTGGTGAAGTCCGACGACACCGTCTGGTTCACCGATCCCTTGTTCGGCATCAATGGCGAGTGGGAAGGCTTCAAGGCGAAGTCCGAGCAGGCCGCCACCAACGTGTTCCGCATCGGCAAGGACGGCAAGCTCACCGCCGTCATCACCGATCTGGTCAATCCCAATGGTCTCGCGTTCTCTCCCGACGAGAAGAAGCTCTATGTGGTCGAGTGGAAAGGCACGCCCAACCGCAGCATCTGGAGTTATGACGTCAAGGCTGACGGCACGGTGGAAAACAAGACCAAGCTGATCGATGCCGCCAATCAAGGCGCGCTCGACGGCTTCCGCGTCGACCGCGACGGCAATCTCTGGTGCGGCTGGGGCAGCAACGGCGCGCTGCAGCCGGAGCCGACGGACGTCGAGGGCCGCAAGGTCTATCAGCTCCGCGGCAAGTCGGAGGATCTCGACGGCGTCATGGTGTTCAACCCGCAGGGCAAGCCGATCGGCTTCATCCGTCTGCCCGAACGCTGCGCCAATTTGACCTTCGGCGGGCCGAAGAACAATCGGCTGTACATGACGGCCTCGCATTCGCTGTATGCGCTTTACGTCGAGTCGCATGGGGCGACGTAA